Proteins from a single region of Dasypus novemcinctus isolate mDasNov1 chromosome 16, mDasNov1.1.hap2, whole genome shotgun sequence:
- the LOC101442665 gene encoding NHP2-like protein 1, translated as MSEADGDLKAYPTSPRNCWTWFSRHVTTSSFKKEPARPPKPSRDIYELMVVAADAEPKIILHLPPLCEGKNVSYLFVCSKQALGWPCGSPGLSSPTLSLSKKAHSCSSRSNPLAVHWEPLRVKL; from the coding sequence ATGTCTGAGGCCGATGGCGATCTGAAAGCCTATCCTACCTCACCAAGAAACTGCTGGACCTGGTTCAGCAGGCATGTAACTACAAGCAGCTTCAAAAAGGAGCCAGCGAGGCCACCAAAACCCTCAAGAGACATTTATGAGCTCATGGTCGTGGCTGCAGACGCTGAGCCCAAGATCATCCTACACCTCCCACCGCTATGTGAAGGCAAGAATGTGTCCTACCTGTTTGTGTGTTCCAAGCAGGCCCTGGGGTGGCCCTGTGGGTCTCCAGGACTGTCATCTCCTACTCTGTCACTGTCAAAGAAAGCCCATAGCTGCAGCAGCAGGTCCAATCCACTAGCAGTCCACTGGGAGCCTCTTAGGGTGAAGCTGTGA